The region TTTTTACTTTACTCAGGTTACTGATGCTCTAGCACGCGCTGGTTTGGAGTCTTCAAATTTGATTGTTGGTGTAGATTTTACCAAGAGCAACGAGTGGACAGGTTGAGTTTAATAGTGGACTTTTTCATATACTTATATACATTTTTGGAGCTTATTTAGAATAATTTTATCGATTGTTATTAGGTGCAAGGTCTTTTCATCGAAGAAGCTTACATCATATTGGAATTGATATGAACCCTTATGAAGAAGCAATATCAATAATTGGAAGGACATTAGCTTCCTTTGATGAGGATAATTTAATTCCTTGTTTTGGATTTGGAGATGGTATTAAATCGAAATTTATGGTTAAATTGTGTGAGTTGTTCAAAGTTATTGCCACTTATATGTGATTTTGTGATTTGATAGCTTCAACTCATGATCAAGAGGTGTTTAGTTTCTACCCGGATGACAAATTTTGTGATGGATTTGAAGATGTTTTGAGACGGTATAGAGAATTAGTACCTCAATTGCGGCTTGCAggttgaaattacactttattagttttgtatataataatttatataactGTAATTAAACACCCCGATTTATCTTTTCTTACATAAAGCTTTCTTGTGAAAATTAAGAGTGGTGAACTTCCTTTCTGCATCCAAACAGGGCCCACATCATTTGCCCCTATCATTGAAATGGCAATTACCATTGTTGAACAAAGTGGTGGTCAATATCATGTCTTGTTGATCATTGCCGATGGCCAGGTAATCTTGATTAAAAAAAGATGCTCATTTTCTAACTTTCAACTATTTGGTTACCACTATTGTGCACCTATCTATATTGCTAAAATGCACCTTTGCATACAGGTCACAAGAAGTGTTGATACTGACCATGGTCAACTAAGTCCACAGGAAAGGAGAACTGTTGATGCTATTGTGAAAGCTAGGTAAATTTAAGACAAACCATTTTTTAGGTTTTCACATACGAAAATTCTTTGACATgtactaatttttttttatatatagcgAGTATCCATTGTCAATAGTATTAGTTGGGGTTGGAGATGGACCATGGGACATGATGAAGGAATTTGACGACAATATTCCTGCTCGGGCTTTTGACAATTTTCAGgcaagttttatttatttatataatactCCATTTTACAACTATTTCTCTTTTACTTAATGCAGAAAGAACAACTTAATAAATAAAGTTAGTGAAATGCGTGAGTCCTAACTTTTTATAAATTTCTACTCATTTATTTTTTCCTTCCATTTTACCATTCtgaatatttacttgttttgtcgATTTTTTAGTTTGTAAATTTCACAGAAATTATGTCGATGAACATGGATTCATCTAGGAAGGAAGCAGAGTTTGCTCTTTCAGCCTTGATGGAGATACCTTCACAATATAAAGCAACACTTGAGCTCAACATACTAGGGTGGGTGacttctcaaaactctttatcatttcttcctattacatcaTCGTACTTCGAAAgttctacccaattatagcaacATCATATAAATTCAAAGCAATTATCATTGAGATAACTGAGTAGAATTtttaaagtatgatgctatatttgggTAGATTTCATAtactataaatataataaacaaataaataaaagtacattgttatttcttgtacTCTCTCAGTACTCGTAGAGGAAATGCTATAGATAGGATTTCTCTTCCACCACCACGTTATGGTGGACCAAATCCTTCACGATCCACTACTTTCCAACCAACTCTCAAAACAAGAGAAACATCATCAACTCACACAAATTATCATGGGACTTCTACCTCAGATAATAATGTAAGTCAATCTATATAATACAAACATACCCTCTTTTCTGTTCTCCTAAAAAACAAGTAaccatttttagtttttttaacttGCTTCCAAAAATATTGTGTTACAACTAATATGAGTATCAAATGTCCTATACTTTTGCGATAAaatcatatgattaaatacatataaagaGAAAAAAGAAATTATTGGTGAACTAATTTTACCCGAGATTACACCTTTAATTTACACATTCTTTGCAGCTTTGCCCCATCTGCATAACTGCTCGGAAGGACATGGCTTTCGGCTGTGGGCATCAGGTACATTttccacaaatatatatataaacctacaaaatacaaataaataaacatttttaGTAAATCAACTCATGATTTCTTTGCTTTTAATATTTTCAGACATGTTGCGAATGTGGCACAGACCTTCAACTTTGCCCTATTTGTAGGAGTCACATACACACCAGAATCAAACTTTATTAAACACCAGCCCCCATGTTTTCTCTTCATATTCTTTCTCTCCAATACCCCCAAAAAAATTGCAAAATCTTAGGGTAAGCTTTTCTTGTGATCTTGTAAATTAGTTGCATAACTTTAGGATGTATCATATGCATTTCTTTAACCAAAATAAATTCATATAATTAATTTCACTCTACAAATACCATACCCTCTTCCCTCAACATTATTATCAATATCAATACTCCCATGGGTGGGACACGGGCCTCGTGTAAACCACTCGAGTGCTTCATactttttcttttacttttgaATTGCGTTATATGTAGTAAACGTCCACATGAACTGGGCCAAACCGGGCCCAACCCCACCCGGTCAAAATCCAGTCAACACGGGTGGAACTGGAATCTTCTCATGAACAACACCGGTGTGGTAGCAATGCACATGGCAGTCACCCACCACAATAAAGTTGTCATATTTGACCAGACCAATGCGGGCCCATCTCAATACCGTTTACGAAAGTGCAAGGCCCGGGGTGGGTCCCGGGAGTCCTCGTGTTACGCACACTCAGTGGAATATAATATAGTGAAAAACAAAGTGCGGGCCCTACATCTTGCAACAGACACGTGGTGCTCATCGGGCTCGTTTTTGAGTAATGGGACCTTACTGCAAACGGGTGGAAACGGGTCCGGGTCGAAAAAGATCCGGTATTATAAACCGTGTCAAAATAATGGATGTGATTGGATGGAATCAAAAAAGGAGATGTTTGTTAGGCGATGGTATGCTTCGAGTTTATCTCTTCCAAAGGAAAACAGTGTTATAGTTGTCGGGGGACAATCGGCGTTTAGCTACGAATTTGTCCCTAAAACTTCAAATAAACCATATGATCTCCCGTTTTTGCATCGTACGTTTGAGCGAAATTCAAAAGGGAACAATTTATACCCGATTTTACACTTATCAAACAATGGACATTTATTCATTTTTGCTAATCGGGATTCGATTCTTTTCGATTATAAAAAACGTAAAGTCGTAAAAAACTTCCCAAAAATCCCGGGAAACGGGGCCCGCAGTTACCCGAGCACAGGCTCTTCCGTAATTCTTCCTTTAGACTACAACGACAACTTCGGTAAAGTTGAAGTTATGGTATGCGGTGGTGCAGCCCGTGGGTCCTACACCGCAGCTCAACGGCGGCGTTATCTGACGGGCTTGCGTTCTTGTGGAAGAATGGTGATCACCGGAAACCGCCACAAGTGGCGGATGGAGAACATGCCGGGCCCACGGATCATGAGCGACATGTTGGTATTACCGACCGGTGATATCTTGATAATCAACGGTGCAAAACGAGGGTGCGCCGGATGGGGTACCGCATCGGATCCGGCTCTCGAACCGTATCTTTATAAACCGGACAACGGGCCAGGAAAACGGTTTCAAACGTTAAAGAAAACAAAAATCGCGAGGTTGTATCATTCGTCTGCAGTGTTGTTACCGGATGGGCGGATCTTGGTGGCTGGTGGGAACCCGAATAACCGGTACATCATGCACGGTGTGACTCACCCGACTGAGCTCAGGCTACAAGCCCTAACCCCGGACTACATGGACCCACAGTTTGATGATCTCCGGCCAAAGGACGTAATGGTCATTTACCCACGAAAAGCCCACGGTGTGGAAAACGGTCGCATTTTTAATGTTACTTTTGGCCTCACGAATGATTCCGGGAATTTGAGTGTGGTGGCATATGCACCACCGTTTACGACTCACTCGTTATCGATGAATCAGAGAATGTTGAGACTTGAGTGTTTGGGTTTGGAGAGTGGTGGTGGTCAAGATAGGGTTCAGGCGAGTGTGGTGGCTCCTCCTTCGATTTATGTTGCACCACCGGGTTTTTATATGTTGACGGTGGTTAACGGTGGTGTTCCTAGTAGATCCTCGTGGCTTAGGATACTTTAGGTTTGTGGGTAAAATGTCGCTACCCACTTCCCTCTTATTTCAACAGAAACACATCAAACTTtctttttaatgtttaaacaaatATTTTGTAGGGGGGCAGAAGAGTTAAGTGTATTCAAATGTtgcattattttaatttttgtgtTATTAAAAAAATGTGAAGATTATATTGATGATTTAGTTATGTCGTCATATTTAATACAGCTgttatttataaaagtttaaattacaattagattttattttattaaagattaaataaaagaaaattcataacttttttcaACAAATAAAAGATGTAATCCAAGCAATAAAACGGCATTGACTTCGATTGGTCATGCTTAAGCAGGCAAATGCCCATTCAAACtctcctattaatatattatacttttttgttttaatattattattttcagctgtatttttttttgtcttatatGAGAAGGTATAAGAATATTAGGTACTGTTTGATTTTCTGAAGAAAAAAATTTATGAAGTCTGCAGACCATCTCTGtaaccctctgcagtagaagaggtggaccaaacggctgcagactgtaataagaagcgtgtttgttttttaacatttgCATACTGctgttaaaaatttaaaataaactaattttataaaccgaaaatagctttttaatacgtaaaatttaataatgtataacatttcgataaaaattaataatatttcagtaaaaaataatgatatttcaacaaaaaaaataaagatattttagtaaaaaataatgatatttcatcaataaattatcattattgaatataaaaaaacgaaaaataaattcaacaagaataaacgaaaaaaaatgtgaaataaaatttttacaaaatataatcaaaatttcagcaataaaaaaagaagaagaggtTGTAAGAGGTTGAAAGAGGCATCACAAGTGTTGCGCCAAACAGCGCACGCGCAGAGGTTTTTGACTTAgaagacttctaaaaaacaaacaactttGAGATGAAAAGTGTTGCGTGTGTGTTGCGTCACGCAGCAATAAGAGGTTTAAAGAggtttttttccaaaaaacaaacaacacctaaataaATGTCTTACCTTTACATATGAATATCAATTTCTATTCATAACATACTCTGAAAGTTTACTTCAAATTTTTAAAGATTATCAGTTTAAATTGTAATACTTACTATACGGAATGGTACAACACATTTTGAATGTGGGTAAAACTAAACAAAATACTATAATCCgatataaacataaaaaaaagaaTGTGCGACATATAAATAGGTTTGTTCAATGTGAAAGATATTTTTTTTGTCTGTAATATGTTAATTCGTTGTCTTGTTT is a window of Lactuca sativa cultivar Salinas chromosome 1, Lsat_Salinas_v11, whole genome shotgun sequence DNA encoding:
- the LOC111881419 gene encoding E3 ubiquitin-protein ligase RGLG2 — translated: MGCKFSKRAVSRPYSSYSSTSNPWVYPQSPFPQPPVTQSYAYPPSPYQSYPDQAPTVKKNLERKYSRIDDNYNNLEQVTDALARAGLESSNLIVGVDFTKSNEWTGARSFHRRSLHHIGIDMNPYEEAISIIGRTLASFDEDNLIPCFGFGDASTHDQEVFSFYPDDKFCDGFEDVLRRYRELVPQLRLAGPTSFAPIIEMAITIVEQSGGQYHVLLIIADGQVTRSVDTDHGQLSPQERRTVDAIVKASEYPLSIVLVGVGDGPWDMMKEFDDNIPARAFDNFQFVNFTEIMSMNMDSSRKEAEFALSALMEIPSQYKATLELNILGTRRGNAIDRISLPPPRYGGPNPSRSTTFQPTLKTRETSSTHTNYHGTSTSDNNLCPICITARKDMAFGCGHQTCCECGTDLQLCPICRSHIHTRIKLY
- the LOC111881418 gene encoding aldehyde oxidase GLOX; amino-acid sequence: MGGTRASCKPLECFILFLLLLNCVICSKRPHELGQTGPNPTRSKSSQHGWNWNLLMNNTGVVAMHMAVTHHNKVVIFDQTNAGPSQYRLRKCKARGGSRESSCYAHSVEYNIVKNKVRALHLATDTWCSSGSFLSNGTLLQTGGNGSGSKKIRYYKPCQNNGCDWMESKKEMFVRRWYASSLSLPKENSVIVVGGQSAFSYEFVPKTSNKPYDLPFLHRTFERNSKGNNLYPILHLSNNGHLFIFANRDSILFDYKKRKVVKNFPKIPGNGARSYPSTGSSVILPLDYNDNFGKVEVMVCGGAARGSYTAAQRRRYLTGLRSCGRMVITGNRHKWRMENMPGPRIMSDMLVLPTGDILIINGAKRGCAGWGTASDPALEPYLYKPDNGPGKRFQTLKKTKIARLYHSSAVLLPDGRILVAGGNPNNRYIMHGVTHPTELRLQALTPDYMDPQFDDLRPKDVMVIYPRKAHGVENGRIFNVTFGLTNDSGNLSVVAYAPPFTTHSLSMNQRMLRLECLGLESGGGQDRVQASVVAPPSIYVAPPGFYMLTVVNGGVPSRSSWLRIL